The Streptomyces sp. NBC_01353 genome contains a region encoding:
- a CDS encoding GntR family transcriptional regulator, giving the protein MTFGEQPAYLRVASDLREKIANGSLPPHTRLPSQARIREEYGVSDTVALEARKVLMAEGLVEGRSGSGTYVRERPVPRRIARSGYRPPSGANPFRQEQAADGARGTWESSSEQEQASAVVAARLGIEPGERVMRTRYVYRDAGESMMLSTSWEPLAVTGRTPVMLPEEGPLGGCGVVERMAAIDVVVDNVVEEVGARPGLAEELLALGGVPGHVVMVVERTYYASGRAVETADVVVPADRYRIAYHLPVR; this is encoded by the coding sequence GTGACGTTCGGTGAGCAGCCCGCCTATCTGCGTGTGGCGAGCGATCTCCGGGAGAAGATCGCCAACGGCTCGCTGCCGCCGCACACCCGACTCCCCTCGCAGGCGCGTATCCGCGAGGAGTACGGGGTCTCTGACACCGTGGCGCTGGAGGCCCGCAAGGTGCTCATGGCCGAGGGGCTGGTCGAAGGCCGCTCGGGCTCGGGGACGTACGTACGGGAGCGGCCGGTGCCGCGCCGGATCGCCCGCTCCGGGTACCGGCCGCCGTCCGGCGCCAACCCCTTCCGGCAGGAGCAGGCGGCCGACGGCGCGCGGGGGACCTGGGAATCCAGCAGTGAGCAGGAGCAGGCGAGCGCCGTCGTGGCCGCACGGCTCGGCATCGAGCCGGGGGAGCGGGTGATGCGCACGCGGTACGTGTACCGGGACGCGGGCGAGTCGATGATGCTCTCCACCTCCTGGGAGCCGCTCGCGGTCACCGGCCGGACGCCCGTCATGCTTCCCGAGGAGGGGCCGCTGGGCGGCTGCGGGGTCGTCGAGCGGATGGCGGCGATCGATGTGGTCGTCGACAACGTGGTGGAGGAGGTCGGCGCGCGCCCCGGCCTCGCGGAGGAGCTCCTGGCGCTGGGCGGCGTGCCGGGTCATGTGGTGATGGTGGTCGAGCGGACCTACTACGCCTCGGGGCGGGCGGTGGAGACGGCCGACGTCGTCGTCCCGGCCGACCGGTACCGGATCGCCTACCACCTGCCGGTGCGCTGA
- a CDS encoding (deoxy)nucleoside triphosphate pyrophosphohydrolase → MTDRRADHVADHVVVVAGAVYDRGRLLAARRSAPAELAGRWELPGGKLEPGESAEEALVRELREELGVETEPGERIPGEWPLKPGYVLQVWTVRLLSGEPRPLEDHDELRWLARHELDSVDWLDQDRPAVAEAGRRLPVAPADGVCG, encoded by the coding sequence ATGACAGATCGCCGTGCCGACCACGTGGCCGACCACGTGGTCGTGGTTGCCGGAGCCGTGTACGACAGGGGGCGCCTGCTGGCCGCGCGCCGCAGCGCCCCCGCCGAGCTCGCAGGCCGATGGGAGCTTCCCGGCGGCAAGCTGGAGCCGGGGGAGAGTGCCGAAGAAGCCCTGGTCCGCGAATTGCGCGAGGAGCTCGGCGTCGAGACCGAGCCCGGGGAGCGCATCCCCGGCGAGTGGCCGCTGAAGCCCGGTTACGTCCTCCAGGTGTGGACCGTCCGGCTGCTCTCCGGCGAACCGCGCCCGCTGGAGGACCACGACGAGCTGCGCTGGCTGGCCCGCCACGAGCTGGACTCCGTCGACTGGCTCGACCAGGACCGGCCCGCCGTCGCCGAGGCCGGACGGCGACTGCCGGTCGCCCCGGCTGACGGAGTGTGCGGCTGA
- a CDS encoding glycoside hydrolase family 18 protein produces MRRRTLSRLTIAALSLGLVATLAPSAGADSASRTDSASYGDSRPAHKRVGYFTQWGVYGRNFQVKDLETSGTAAKLSHINYAFGNVSSGGKCFTGNIPGEADAWADYVRPLDAAGSVDGVADTADQPLAGNFNQLRELKAKHPGLKVMISLGGWSWSTHFSDAARTPASRKAFVSSCIDLYIKGNLPTDGTRGGAGAAAGLFDGIDLDWEWPGSAGDVDTVFRPEDKQNFTALVREFRTQLDAYAKTRKSHGKRKHYELTAFVPTAPAKIDAGFEVRTIMRDLDFVNLQGYDFHGPWESTTAQQSALFAKNDFSVDQTVNDWLRRGAPARKLVVGMPFYGQGWTGVTGGGNGLGRPATGPAPATWANGYEDYKALKKLADSGSYTVHRDWRNGHAWLFDGTTLWTYDDPQVLRTKSAYVRAKGLGGAMFWSLDGDTPDGELITAVDGVLGRR; encoded by the coding sequence ATGCGTCGTAGAACCCTTTCCCGGCTGACGATCGCCGCCCTCTCCCTCGGTCTCGTGGCCACTCTCGCGCCCTCCGCCGGCGCCGACTCCGCGTCACGCACCGACTCCGCCTCGTACGGCGACAGCCGACCCGCCCACAAGCGCGTCGGCTACTTCACCCAATGGGGCGTCTACGGACGGAACTTCCAGGTCAAGGACCTGGAGACCAGCGGCACTGCCGCCAAGCTCAGCCACATCAACTACGCCTTCGGCAACGTGAGTTCCGGCGGCAAGTGCTTCACCGGCAACATCCCCGGCGAGGCCGACGCCTGGGCCGACTACGTCCGCCCGCTCGACGCGGCGGGCTCGGTGGACGGCGTCGCCGACACCGCCGACCAGCCGCTCGCCGGCAACTTCAACCAGCTGCGCGAGCTCAAGGCCAAGCACCCCGGCCTCAAAGTCATGATCTCGCTGGGTGGTTGGAGCTGGTCCACCCACTTCTCCGACGCGGCCCGCACCCCCGCCTCGCGCAAGGCGTTCGTCTCCTCCTGCATCGATCTCTACATCAAGGGCAACCTGCCCACGGATGGCACCCGTGGCGGCGCGGGAGCCGCCGCGGGTCTCTTCGACGGCATCGACCTCGACTGGGAGTGGCCCGGCTCGGCCGGCGACGTCGACACCGTCTTCCGCCCGGAGGACAAGCAGAACTTCACCGCGCTCGTACGGGAGTTCCGCACCCAGCTCGACGCGTACGCGAAGACGCGGAAGAGCCACGGCAAGCGCAAGCACTACGAGCTGACCGCGTTCGTCCCCACCGCCCCCGCCAAGATCGACGCGGGCTTCGAGGTCCGCACGATCATGCGCGACCTGGACTTCGTCAATCTCCAGGGCTACGACTTCCACGGCCCCTGGGAGTCCACCACCGCCCAGCAGTCCGCGCTCTTCGCGAAGAACGACTTCAGCGTCGACCAGACCGTGAACGACTGGCTGCGACGCGGTGCGCCCGCCCGCAAGCTCGTGGTGGGGATGCCGTTCTACGGCCAGGGCTGGACGGGCGTCACGGGCGGCGGCAACGGCCTCGGCCGACCGGCGACCGGCCCCGCGCCGGCCACCTGGGCGAACGGCTACGAGGACTACAAGGCGCTCAAGAAGCTCGCGGACTCGGGCTCGTACACCGTCCACCGCGACTGGAGGAACGGCCACGCCTGGCTGTTCGACGGGACGACCCTGTGGACGTACGACGACCCGCAGGTGCTGCGCACCAAGTCGGCCTACGTACGGGCCAAGGGGCTCGGCGGCGCGATGTTCTGGTCGCTGGACGGGGACACCCCCGACGGCGAGCTGATCACGGCGGTCGACGGGGTTCTCGGCCGCCGGTAG
- a CDS encoding serpin family protein, with amino-acid sequence MGVRAAATAIGTPTLRAETVRAVNRLTSRWAGTLGAEGGVLSAAGVWPLLAFLADGADGAAREELEDALGIRADNAADAARGLLGALSAMRGSAAAVGLWTRPELELRERWVRGLPEATLGRFTGDDSADRAALDAWAKERTGGLIPTMPVTVDKGAQLVLAAAQAVRTRWLQPFDDGELAPESGPWAGRYLNGLHRRTSLLDRVGVAQTACGPLTVLKVLGDTGVDVHLLLGEEETEPGAVLKAGIEVLSGAFRAVPGDLLPLGARGPGLNVRNVRSYGRAPTLSVATSPFSLAADHDLLKSPELFGLTSATDRRHGHFPGISDVPLAIAGARQAAMARFDAEGFEAASVSAMVAVAGGIAPPPPYVVRRIDVDFDRPFGFLTVHRTSRLVLTAGWVAEPVDHVFEEFEEDEEFEEDEA; translated from the coding sequence ATGGGAGTACGCGCGGCAGCCACGGCGATCGGGACACCGACGCTCCGGGCCGAGACGGTACGAGCGGTCAACCGGCTCACGTCACGGTGGGCGGGCACGCTCGGCGCCGAGGGCGGTGTCCTGTCCGCGGCGGGTGTCTGGCCGCTGCTGGCCTTCCTGGCGGACGGCGCGGACGGCGCGGCGCGCGAGGAACTGGAGGACGCCCTCGGCATCCGCGCGGACAACGCGGCGGACGCGGCACGGGGACTGCTCGGCGCCCTGAGTGCGATGCGCGGGTCGGCTGCGGCCGTCGGGCTCTGGACACGTCCCGAACTGGAGCTGCGCGAGCGGTGGGTGAGGGGCCTTCCGGAGGCCACGCTCGGCCGCTTCACCGGTGACGACAGCGCGGACCGTGCGGCGCTGGACGCCTGGGCGAAGGAGCGTACGGGCGGGCTGATCCCGACCATGCCGGTCACCGTGGACAAGGGGGCCCAGCTGGTCCTCGCCGCCGCCCAGGCCGTACGGACACGATGGCTCCAGCCCTTCGACGACGGTGAACTGGCGCCCGAGTCCGGCCCCTGGGCCGGGCGGTACCTGAACGGCCTGCACCGCCGCACCTCGCTCCTCGACCGGGTCGGGGTGGCGCAGACGGCCTGCGGTCCGCTGACGGTCCTCAAGGTGCTCGGCGACACCGGGGTCGATGTCCACCTCCTCCTCGGAGAGGAGGAGACGGAGCCGGGCGCGGTCCTCAAGGCCGGGATCGAGGTCCTGTCGGGCGCGTTCAGGGCCGTGCCGGGCGACCTGCTCCCCCTCGGGGCGCGGGGACCTGGCCTGAACGTCCGCAACGTGCGCAGCTACGGCCGCGCGCCGACGCTGTCCGTCGCGACGTCCCCGTTCTCCCTCGCCGCCGACCACGACCTGCTGAAGTCCCCCGAGTTGTTCGGCCTCACGTCGGCGACGGACCGCCGGCACGGTCACTTCCCGGGCATCAGCGACGTCCCGCTCGCGATCGCCGGCGCCCGCCAGGCGGCCATGGCCCGTTTCGACGCGGAGGGCTTCGAGGCTGCGTCGGTCTCGGCGATGGTCGCGGTCGCGGGCGGGATCGCTCCGCCCCCGCCGTACGTGGTCCGGCGCATCGACGTCGACTTCGACCGCCCCTTCGGCTTCCTGACCGTGCACCGCACCTCGCGGCTGGTCCTGACGGCGGGCTGGGTCGCCGAGCCGGTGGACCACGTCTTCGAGGAGTTCGAGGAGGACGAGGAGTTCGAGGAGGACGAGGCGTGA
- a CDS encoding DUF4190 domain-containing protein translates to MEPSQPPQDSQPPRQGWPAPEQSNPMATPPAPLAGSPYTAPGPYGPGPYSPYGPQGPGAAEVPFGTNGMAVASLVTGIVCCLPPLGLIFGLIALPQIRKKNQTGKGFALAGIILSSISSVLVTVALLTGGFGEMWHGFKSGMDEAARSKSALSLRTGECFEVDGKLESYTTDVEIVNCAKPHDGEVAGSFLVTGFDTWPGEDPIDKLAEERCAEISSAYSMDNWAIPEHVWDYYYMPSRQSWRTGDRAVTCTLAVDEGEPLKGSLRADETTLDPDQLHYLRNLNPVENAVFEEPDEDADADLAANKAWAARVHTSIVDASRGLRSHRWSGTAVKPVADLGKELDAAAKQWDKLARSADADAYWETYEVAFEALPEDIGTDARAALGLAGPAGNSRSA, encoded by the coding sequence GTGGAGCCCTCCCAGCCGCCCCAGGATTCCCAGCCGCCCCGCCAGGGCTGGCCTGCCCCTGAGCAGTCGAACCCGATGGCCACTCCGCCGGCGCCCCTGGCCGGGTCCCCGTACACGGCTCCGGGTCCGTACGGCCCTGGCCCCTACTCCCCGTACGGGCCCCAGGGACCCGGCGCCGCGGAGGTCCCGTTCGGCACCAACGGGATGGCCGTAGCCTCCCTGGTCACCGGCATCGTCTGCTGCCTCCCGCCCCTCGGCCTGATCTTCGGCCTGATCGCCCTCCCGCAGATCAGGAAGAAGAACCAGACGGGCAAGGGGTTCGCGCTCGCGGGCATCATCCTGTCCTCGATCAGCAGCGTCCTGGTGACCGTCGCTCTGCTCACCGGCGGCTTCGGTGAGATGTGGCACGGCTTCAAGTCCGGCATGGACGAGGCGGCGAGGTCGAAGTCCGCGCTCTCGCTGCGCACGGGCGAGTGCTTCGAGGTCGACGGCAAGCTGGAGTCGTACACCACGGACGTCGAGATCGTGAACTGCGCGAAGCCGCACGACGGCGAAGTCGCCGGCAGCTTCCTGGTCACCGGCTTCGACACGTGGCCGGGCGAGGACCCGATCGACAAGCTCGCGGAGGAGCGCTGCGCGGAGATCAGCAGCGCGTACTCCATGGACAACTGGGCGATCCCCGAGCACGTCTGGGACTACTACTACATGCCGAGCCGGCAGAGCTGGCGCACCGGCGACCGCGCCGTGACGTGCACGCTCGCCGTCGACGAAGGCGAGCCGCTCAAGGGCTCCCTGCGCGCGGACGAGACCACCCTGGACCCCGACCAGCTGCACTACCTGCGGAACCTCAACCCCGTCGAGAACGCCGTCTTCGAGGAGCCGGACGAGGACGCCGACGCCGACCTCGCGGCCAACAAGGCGTGGGCGGCACGGGTCCACACGTCGATCGTGGACGCGAGCCGGGGGCTCAGGAGTCACCGCTGGTCCGGTACGGCCGTGAAGCCGGTCGCCGACCTCGGCAAGGAGCTCGACGCGGCCGCGAAGCAGTGGGACAAGCTGGCCAGGTCCGCGGACGCGGACGCCTACTGGGAGACGTACGAGGTGGCCTTCGAGGCCCTGCCCGAGGACATCGGCACGGACGCGCGGGCGGCCCTGGGGCTCGCCGGTCCCGCGGGGAACAGCCGGTCCGCCTGA
- a CDS encoding ATP-binding protein, giving the protein MIDTEGDCAEWYFPAEANAVRTARHAVRDTLRAWKIDPAVGDVTVLLVSELVTNSLRYASGPIGVRLVHVQPDGGDPARHPALLVEVSDPLPDAPTERPAGPDDEGGRGLQLVACSARRWGTRKGRTGKTVWFELALPG; this is encoded by the coding sequence GTGATCGACACCGAAGGCGACTGCGCCGAGTGGTACTTCCCAGCGGAGGCCAACGCCGTGCGCACCGCGCGCCACGCCGTGCGCGACACGCTCCGGGCCTGGAAGATCGACCCCGCCGTGGGTGACGTCACCGTCCTGCTGGTGAGCGAGCTGGTGACCAATTCCCTGCGCTACGCCTCCGGCCCCATCGGCGTCCGCCTCGTACACGTCCAACCGGACGGCGGCGACCCCGCTCGTCATCCCGCCCTTCTCGTGGAAGTCTCCGATCCCCTTCCGGACGCGCCCACCGAACGCCCCGCCGGCCCCGATGACGAGGGCGGCCGCGGGCTGCAGCTCGTGGCTTGTTCTGCTCGGCGCTGGGGCACCCGCAAGGGCAGGACGGGCAAGACAGTGTGGTTCGAGCTGGCCCTGCCGGGTTAG
- a CDS encoding SPOR domain-containing protein, with the protein MTDSGPVLAWLVIRQDDNGNRYRVGRYATQDEAQKVADSLDDRGHKQLYSVERIGQPAV; encoded by the coding sequence ATGACCGACAGTGGCCCTGTCCTGGCCTGGCTGGTCATACGGCAGGACGACAACGGGAACCGCTATCGCGTCGGGCGATACGCAACGCAGGACGAAGCCCAGAAGGTCGCCGACAGTCTCGACGACCGTGGACACAAGCAGCTCTACTCGGTCGAGCGCATCGGCCAGCCCGCGGTCTGA